One Setaria viridis chromosome 5, Setaria_viridis_v4.0, whole genome shotgun sequence genomic region harbors:
- the LOC117856944 gene encoding uncharacterized protein isoform X1, whose protein sequence is MPSVTQYPFDFGQKKKNTETHPLLTCLLPDLAPRHPPSRRRRSSGEMDEDGGASLGGAAREAPACLGGATREPPAGLGGTAREGPAGLGAAPSAAPAGLGAAPSEGPAGLGGAPRGGPAVLGGATGAMREAPASLGGTVTGVPAVLGDAVRGGLAQAGARGLSAASGMEQDPSRGDFGGQDDDDQGLDVGGRGRGRVGNFRGGGRGRGRCAGHGNEKASKRNAPDTGDSIEWTDANTTIICSLFAKLVKKGNRPNTHLNSVGYDEVSNEFFNLTAIRLTKRQMKNKWDKLKIDLTTWKKLMRKQTGAGSERARGVIDMDDEWWKKARADLSGCGKFRKKPLQNEEDLTVMFADITNDESDHWNPTSSNPIIPPT, encoded by the exons atgcCATCCGTTACACAGTACCCCTTTGAtttcggtcaaaagaaaaaaaacaccgAGACCCATCCGCTACTCACTTGCCTGTTGCCCGACCTTGCGCCGAGGCATCCGCCGAGCCGCCGTCGGCGCTCTTCCGGCGAGATGGACGAGGACGGAGGTGCCAGTTTGGGTggcgcggcgagggaggcgcCCGCCTGTCTGGGCGGCGCGACGAGGGAGCCCCCCGCCGGTCTGGGCGGCACGGCGAGGGAAGGGCCCGCCGGTCTGGGCGCAGCACCGAGTGCGGCCCCCGCCGGTCTGGGCGCAGCGCCGAGTGAAGGGCCTGCCGGTCTGGGCGGCGCGCCGAGGGGTGGCCCCGCCGTTCTGGGCGGCGCGACCGGCGCGATGAGGGAGGCACCCGCCAGTCTGGGCGGCACAGTGACAGGCGTCCCCGCCGTTTTGGGCGACGCGGTGAGGGGCGGCCTCGCGCAGGCAGGAGCTCGTGGGCTAAGCGCTGCATCAGGCATGGAGCAAGATCCGTCCAGGGGTGATTTTGGCGGCCAGGATGATGATGACCAAGGTCTGGACGTCGGCGGACGAGGTCGTGGCCGTGTTGGCAATTTCAGgggtggcggccgtggccgtggccgttgcGCCGGGCATGGCAATGAGAAGGCATCAAAGAGAAATGCTCCTGACACG GGTGATTCAATTGAATGGACTGATGCAAACACGACGATCATATGTTCGTTGTTTGCCAAATTGGTTAAGAAAGGGAATAGACCGAACACTCATTTGAACTCAGTAGGCTATGATGAGGTCAGCAATGAATTTTTCAACCTCACAGCAATTCGTTTGACCAAGCGACAAATGAAGAACAAGTGGGATAAGTTGAAGATCGATTTAACGACTTGGAAGAAATTAATGAGGAAGCAAACGGGTGCGGGATCGGAAAGAGCAAGAGGTGTGATTGATATGGATGATGAGTGGTGGAAGAAGGCAAGGGCG GATCTTTCAGGTTGCGGCAAGTTTCGAAAAAAACCGTTGCAAAATGAGGAGGACTTGACAGTGATGTTTGCTGACATAACTAATGATGAAAGCGATCATTGGAATCCTACGAGCTCTAATCCCATCATACCACCAACATAA
- the LOC117855731 gene encoding structural maintenance of chromosomes protein 2-1: protein MHIKEVTLEGFKSYAGRTVVSGFDPLFNAITGLNGSGKSNILDSICFVLGITDLRQVRAASLQELVYKQGQAGVTKATVSVVFDNSDRSRSPLGYEDSSEITVTRQIVVGGRNKYLINGHLAQPSRVQTLFHSVQLNVNNPHFLIMQGRITKVLNMKPPEILSMLEEAAGTRMYEMKKESALKTLEKKQNKVDEINKLLDVEILPALEKLRKERCQYMKWANGNAELDRLKRFCIAYEFVQAERVRDGALNDVKQIRARILELDENTEKLKADIQEMDKNISTLAAEKEAKLGGEMKALSDKVDKLSHALIKETSVMNNQEETLKSEEKGVEKILKNIEDIKRSMIERDAAVKDVEDGASDMKRKAEDLTRKLDENEKEYQGVLAGKSNANEKKCLEDQLRDAKAAVGDAESGLKQLTTKISHSEKELKEKKALLVSKRDEATAAENELKERTKDLEAIKTSMGSFNYNEAQMEALQKDHSTESEIIQNLKDCIRNLSGELANLHFSYRDPERDFDRSKVKGVVARLIRIKDSSAATALEVTAGGRLFNVVVDTEDTGKKLLKNGDLRKRVTIIPLNKIQTYMIPDRVQQAARRLVGPDNVTLALELVGYGEEVKNAVAYVFGSTFVCRNTEAAKEVAFNREVGSTSVTLEGDTYQPSGLLTGGSKGGRGDLLRKLDKLAKAETDLSDHQKKLSVIEQQIGALLPLQERYTKLKSQFELKSYDLSLFQKRVEQNEHHKLGELVKKIEQELQESKQELTEKQVQYEKCVSMVSELEQTIRTYGTEREGRLKALEKMIKSLKSEMQSMSKQLKAYESERERLIMEKDAVANELATLEEQLSTSKAQITSLSETLEKQRDKVTAIKQEYDQAEGELNVGRSKLKECDSQINRMAKEQQKLQQKLSDSNVERKKMENEVKRMEIEQKDCSSVVDKLVEKYSWIATEKQLFGKSGTDYDFESCEPHKAREELENLQAQQSSLEKRVNKKVMAMFEKAEDEYNDLMSKKNIIENDKAKIKKVIEELDEKKKETLKVTWLKVNKDFGSIFSTLLPGTMAKLDPPEGGTFLDGLEVRVAFGTVWKQSLSELSGGQRSLLALSLILALLLFKPAPLYILDEVDAALDLSHTQNIGRMIKAHFPHSQFIVVSLKEGMFNNANVIFRTKFVDGVSTVTRTVPSKQK, encoded by the exons atgCATATCAAGGAGGTAACCCTCGAGGGGTTCAAGTCGTACGCGGGGCGGACGGTGGTGTCGGGGTTCGACCCGCTGTTCAACGCCATCACCGGGCTCAACGGCTCCGGCAAGTCCAACATCCTCGACTCCATCTGCTTCGTGCTCGGCATCACCGACCTCCGCCAGGTCCGCGCCGCCTCGCTCCAGGAGCTCGTCTACAAGCAGGGTCAGGCTGGGGTCACCAAGGCCACCGTCTCCGTCGTCTTCGACAACTCCGACCGCTCCCGCTCCCCGCTCGGCTACGAGGATTCGTCCGAGATCACCGTCACGCGCCAG ATTGTAGTCGGTGGACGGAACAAATACCTTATCAATGGCCATCTTGCACAACCTTCCCGGGTGCAGACCCTTTTCCACTCAGTACAGCTAAATGTAAACAATCCTCATTTTCTAATTATGCAAGGGCGCATAACAAAAGTGCtcaacatgaagccaccagaaattttgtccaTGTTAGAAGAGGCAGCAGGCACACGAATGTATGAAATGAAGAAAGAATCGGCTCTTAAGACACTTGAGAAGAAACAGAACAAAGTTGATGAGATTAATAAACTCCTTGATGTTGAAATCCTTCCTGCACTAGAGAAGCTTAGAAAAGAGCGGTGCCAGTACATGAAATGGGCCAATGGCAATGCTGAACTGGATCGGCTCAAAAGGTTCTGTATCGCCTATGAGTTTGTTCAGGCTGAGAGAGTGCGAGATGGTGCACTCAATGATGTCAAACAAATCAGGGCAAGGATTCTTGAGCTGGATGAAAATACAGAAAAGCTAAAAGCAGATATACAGGAAATGGACAAGAACATTTCTACCTTGGCTGCTGAAAAGGAAGCTAAACTTGGTGGTGAGATGAAGGCTTTGTCAGATAAAGTGGATAAACTATCTCATGCACTTATTAAGGAAACTTCTGTGATGAACAATCAAGAGGAAACCCTGAAGTCTGAGGAAAAGGGCGTTGAGAAG ATTCTCAAAAACATTGAGGACATAAAAAGATCTATGATCGAGAGAGATGCTGCTGTAAAAGATGTAGAAGATGGGGCGTCTGACATGAAAAGGAAAGCAGAAGATCTGACAAGGAAGTTGGACGAGAATGAGAAAGAATATCAG GGTGTGCTAGCAGGAAAAAGTAATGCAAACGAGAAGAAATGCCTCGAAGATCAACTTAGAGATGCAAAAGCTGCAGTTGGAGATGCAGAATCTGGATTAAAGCAGCTGACTACCAAAATAAGTCATTCTGAGAAGGAGCTGAAGGAGAAGAAAGCTCTGTTAGTATCCAAACGTGATGAGGCTACTGCTGCTGAGAATGAGCTGAAAGAAAGGACAAAAGACTTGGAAGCTATCAAGACATCGATGGGATCTTTTAATTACAATGAGGCCCAGATGGAAGCTTTGCAAAAG GACCATTCTACAGAGTCAGAAATTATTCAGAATTTGAAGGACTGTATTCGTAACCTTTCGGGTGAGCTTGCTAATCTCCACTTCAGTTATCGAGACCCTGAAAGGGATTTTGACAGATCAAAAGTCAAAGGGGTCGTTGCACGTCTTATTAGAATAAAGGATAGCTCAGCAGCAACAGCACTGGAG GTTACTGCAGGTGGAAGGCTGTTTAATGTGGTTGTTGATACAGAAGACACTGGCAAGAAATTATTGAAAAATGGGGATCTCCGAAAACGAGTAACCATCATACCTTTGAACAAAATCCAAACATACATGATACCTGATAGAGTTCAGCAGGCGGCTCGTAGACTG GTTGGTCCTGACAATGTTACATTAGCTCTAGAATTGGTTGGATATGGCGAGGAAGTAAAG AATGCTGTGGCTTATGTATTTGGTTCAACATTTGTGTGTCGCAATACGGAGGCAGCAAAAGAG GTTGCATTTAATAGAGAAGTTGGCAGTACTAGTGTGACTCTTGAAGGTGACACTTATCAGCCTAGTGGCCTTTTGACTGGAGGCAGTAAAGG AGGTAGAGGGGATTTGCTACGGAAACTCGACAAATTGGCTAAAGCTGAGACTGATCTATCCGATCATCAGAAAAAGCTCTCTGTCATTGAACAACAG ATTGGAGCCCTTTTACCATTGCAGGAAAGGTACACTAAGTTGAAATCTCAGTTTGAACTCAAGTCATATGATCTCTCGTTATTTCAGAAAAGAGTTGAGCAAAATGAACACCACAAG TTAGGTGAACTCGTAAAGAAAATAGAACAAGAGCTTCAGGAATCAAAACAAGAGTTGACAGAAAAGCAAGTGCAGTATGAAAAATGTGTGTCAATGGTTTCTGAGTTAGAACAAACGATCAGGACTTACGGCACTGAACGCGAAGGCAGACTCAAAGCACTGGAAAAAATGATCAAATCACTGAAATCAGAGATGCAGTCTATGTCAAAGCAACTCAAG GCTTATGAAAGTGAGAGGGAGAGGCTGATCATGGAGAAAGATGCGGTTGCTAATGAGCTTGCTACGCTAGAAGAGCAGTTATCAACTTCAAAGGCTCAAATTACTTCTCTGTCTGAAACCTTGGAAAAACAAAGGGACAAG GTTACTGCCATAAAGCAAGAGTATGATCAAGCTGAAGGTGAGCTCAATGTTGGGCGTTCGAAACTGAAGGAATGCGACTCACAGATAAACCGCATGGCCAAGGAACAGCAGAAACTTCAACAGAAATTAAGCGATTCAAATGTTGAAAGGAAGAAAATGGAAAATGAG GTTAAGAGGATGGAGATAGAACAAAAGGATTGCTCTTCAGTAGTTGATAAGCTAGTGGAGAAGTATAGTTGGATTGCAACTGAGAAGCAGTTGTTTGGGAAAAGTGGTACAGATTATGATTTTGAATCTTGTGAACCACATAAAGCCCGGGAGGAACTTGAAAATCTTCAAGCTCAACAATCCAG TCTGGAGAAAAGGGTCAATAAGAAAGTTATGGCAATGTTTGAGAAGGCAGAGGATGAGTACAACGATTTGATGTCAAAGAAAAACATCATTGAG AATGACAAGGCAAAAATCAAGAAAGTTATAGAAGAGTTggatgagaagaagaaggaaacctTGAAAGTCACATGGCTCAAAGTAAACAA GGATTTTGGGTCTATATTCAGTACTCTTTTACCTGGTACAATGGCAAAACTTGATCCTCCAGAAGGTGGTACTTTCTTGGATGGTCTTGAAGTTCGTGTAGCATTTGGGACAGTTTGGAAGCAGTCTCTGTCTGAACTTAGTGGAGGGCAACGATCCCTTCTCGCTCTTAGTCTTATTCTGGCGCTGCTTCTTTTCAAACCTGCACCACTTTACATATTGGATGAG GTTGATGCTGCCCTTGACCTTAGCCACACACAAAACATTGGTAGAATGATCAAGGCTCATTTTCCTCACTCACAG TTCATAGTTGTCTCGCTTAAAGAGGGTATGTTCAACAATGCCAACGTAATATTCCGGACAAAATTTGTTGATGGTGTGTCCACTGTGACGCGAACAGTGCCTTCTAAACAAAAATGA
- the LOC117858065 gene encoding peptidyl serine alpha-galactosyltransferase, which yields MAAAAIAGALVAALLLLCPAWALAAPAVGEGRRLHTLFSVECGDYFDWQAVGLLHSLRKAGQPGGVTRLLSCAEDQLPSYRGLRIGHTLQVPSFSRHPRTGDWYPAINKPAGVVHWLKHSPEADNVDWVVILDADQIVRGPIIPWELGAEKGKPFAAYYGYLKGCDNILAQLHTAHPEFCDKVGGILAMHIDDLRALAPLWLSKTEEVRQDKSHWSTNITGDIYGMGWISEMYGYSFGAAEVGLRHKINDDIMIYPGYTPRPGIEPLILHYGLPFKVGNWSFSKLEHHEDGIVYDCNRLFPPPPFPREVEMMEPDPNVKRGLFLSIECINTLNEGLLLHHASVGCPKAQWSKYLSFLKSRRFSELTKPKNWKGQKVDSTMIMQHAALSKANREYPKIHTLFSTECSSYFDWQTVGLMHSFRLSGQPGNITRLLSCTDEDLKNYKGHDLAPTHYVPSMSRHPLTGDWYPAINKPAAVLHWLNHVQTDAEFIVILDADMIMRGPITPWEYGAKLGHPVSTPYEYLIGCDNILAKIHTRNPSACDKVGGVIIMHIDDLRHFAILWLHKSEEVRADKAHYATNITGDIYASGWISEMYGYSFAAAEINLRHIIRRDIMIYPGYVPLPGAKYKVFHYGLRFGVGNWSFDKADWRNSDVVNTCWAKFPEPPDPATIMQEDLDARERDLLSIECGRALNKALYLHHKRRNCPRLDTIHSTSSNKIERIAHESTRSRNRGKFESMDAAREKTVERAAATIPNVHRSRRRGRSSRMWIIAVWAVSILVFLMVISIFFTDRRRSASRSRVSRSLKAHV from the exons atggcggcggcggcgatcgccgGCGCGTTGGTGGCCGCGCTCCTCCTGCTGTGTCCGGCCTGGGCgttggcggcgccggcggtgggggaggggcggcggctgcaCACGCTGTTCTCGGTGGAGTGCGGCGACTACTTCGACTGGCAGGCGGTGGGGCTCCTCCACAGCCTCCGCAAGGCGGGGCAGCCCGGCGGCGTCACCCGCCTCCTCAGCTGCGCGGAGGACCAGCTCCCCTCCTACCGCGGCCTCCGCATCGGCCACACCCTCCAGGTCCCCTCCTTCAGCCGCCACCCACGCACCGGCGACTG GTACCCGGCCATCAATAAGCCTGCAGGGGTGGTGCATTGGTTAAAGCATAGTCCAGAGGCTGACAATGTTGATTGGGTTGTAATCTTGGATGCTGACCAGATTGTTCGAGGACCCATTATTCCCTGGGAACTCGGGGCAGAGAAAGGCAAGCCGTTCGCTGCTTATTATGG ATATTTGAAGGGATGTGATAACATCCTAGCACAGCTTCACACTGCGCATCCAGAATTTTGTGATAAAGTTGGCGGAATTCTCGCCATGCATATTGATGACTTAAGAGCTCTAGCACCTCTATGGCTTTCAAAAACTGAAGAAGTGAGGCAAGATAAGTCCCATTGGTCAACCAATATTACTGGCGATATATATGGCATGGGTTGGATCAGTGAGATGTATGGGTATTCATTTGGTGCTGCAGAA GTAGGTCTACGGCACAAGATAAATGATGACATAATGATCTACCCAGGTTATACTCCAAGACCTGGCATTGAACCACTTATCTTGCATTATGGTTTGCCATTTAAAGTTGGAAACTGGTCATTCAGCAAATTAGAACACCATGAGGATGGAATAGTTTATGATTGCAACCGCTTATTCCCTCCACCTCCTTTTCCTAGAGAG GTCGAGATGATGGAACCCGACCCAAATGTAAAACGGGGCTTATTTTTAAGCATAGAGTGCATTAACACCTTGAATGAAGGGCTCTTGTTGCATCATGCATCTGTTGGCTGCCCGAAAGCACAGTGGTCAAAATACTTGAGTTTCCTTAAAAGCAGAAGGTTTTCAGAGCTTACAAAGCCAAAGAATTGGAAGGGTCAAAAGGTTGACAGCACAATGATTATGCAACATGCTGCATTATCCAAGGCAAACAGAGAATATCCAAAAATACACACCCTTTTCTCCACTGAATGTTCATCATATTTTGATTGGCAAACTGTTGGGCTCATGCACAGCTTTCGTTTAAGCGGACAGCCTGGTAACATTACACGCTTATTGAGCTGTACGGATGAGGACTTGAAGAACTATAAAGGCCACGACCTTGCTCCAACACATTATGTTCCATCTATGAGCCGACATCCATTGACAGGGGACTG GTACCCTGCAATTAACAAACCTGCAGCAGTTCTCCATTGGCTCAACCATGTGCAGACTGATGCTGAGTTCATTGTCATCTTAGATGCTGACATGATCATGAGAGGTCCCATCACCCCATGGGAATATGGAGCAAAACTCGGTCATCCTGTTTCTACTCCCTATGA ATACCTCATTGGGTGTGACAACATACTTGCAAAGATACACACTCGCAATCCCTCTGCATGTGACAAGGTTGGTGGTGTCATTATCATGCACATAGATGATCTTCGCCATTTTGCTATACTTTGGCTACACAAATCCGAGGAGGTTCGTGCAGACAAAGCTCATTATGCGACAAACATTACTGGTGACATATATGCATCTGGCTGGATTAGTGAGATGTACGGTTACTCATTTGCAGCAGCTGAG ATTAACCTGCGCCACATTATTAGGAGGGACATAATGATATATCCAGGTTATGTTCCACTACCTGGAGCAAAATATAAGGTTTTTCATTATGGGTTGAGATTTGGAGTTGGTAATTGGAGCTTTGACAAGGCTGATTGGAGAAATTCTGACGTGGTAAATACATGCTGGGCCAAGTTCCCTGAACCACCTGATCCAGCTACCATCATGCAAGAAGATCTAGATGCACGGGAGAGGGATCTTCTGAGCATTGAATGTGGGAGGGCGTTGAATAAAGCCTTATACCTTCACCATAAGCGCCGAAATTGCCCCCGATTAGACACCATCCACAGCACCTCTTCTAACAAAATTGAGAGAATTGCACATGAGTCAACCAGAAGTAGAAATAGAGGAAAGTTTGAGTCCATGGACGCAGCAAGGGAAAAGACTGTCGAAAGGGCTGCAGCCACCATACCAAATGTACATAGATCAAGGAGACGGGGCAGATCTTCCAGGATGTGGATAATTGCTGTCTGGGCAGTATCAATTTTAGTGTTCTTAATGGTAATCTCCATATTTTTCACTGACCGAAGGAGAAGTGCTTCTAGATCTAGGGTTTCTAGAAGTCTGAAGGCTCATGTCTAA
- the LOC117856943 gene encoding two-component response regulator ORR26, giving the protein MALADATAFPYGLRVLVVDDDPTWLKILEKMLRKCSYEVTTCGLASVALQILRERRNKFDIVISDVNMPDMDGFKLLEHIGLEMDLPVIMMSIDGETSRVMKGVQHGACDYLLKPVRMKELRNIWQHVYRKKMHEVKEIEGNDSCDDLQIFRNGCEGLEERGLFMRADSDTMRKRKDVDKDHADQDSSDGATVKKARVVWSVDLHQKFVNAVNQIGFDKVGPKKILDLMNVPGLTRENVASHLQKYRLYLSRLQKQNEERILGATRQDFSHKGPPDNLNLRNSFQEQPSNGANGFQHTSQKIQAQSNMLDPHLEDTKIVVPLKVSDKNGTPVSDVIDPQNVPSASPLGGVLSFERMPLNQDRKPSETMILECQSWSGNVPPKQFMQYPKHNHERCDLLGDYSCLPKPDLEHPITPGNLYVPPPLVSMSCSMEGDVRDFSDVKRDLLGCMKSLSPALTCTVDSVSAQLSDSVVTSTNNDPKFSSVEGLSSSKECLFDPARNQTTLLNSEEASIICGTDLACLPDDLSGYQLQGIGLNNIDLFQCNDAMMLHGLQNNWYDDPELSSEIMEFPLLDECLFA; this is encoded by the exons ACAAGTTTGACATTGTAATAAGTGATGTCAACATGCCTGACATGGATGGTTTCAAGCTTCTCGAGCACATTGGACTTGAGATGGATCTACCTGTTATAA TGATGTCCATCGATGGAGAAACAAGTAGGGTGATGAAAGGTGTCCAGCATGGTGCTTGTGACTATCTCCTCAAGCCTGTTCGAATGAAGGAACTTCGGAACATCTGGCAACACGTGTATAGGAAGAAAATGCATGAGGTGAAAGAAATAGAAGGTAATGACAGCTGTGACGATCTCCAAATATTTAGAAATGGCTGTGAAGGATTGGAAGAGAGGGGATTATTTATGAGAGCTGATTCTGATACCATGAGGAAGAGAAAAGATGTTGATAAGGACCACGCAGATCAAGACTCGAGTGATGGCGCTACCGTTAAGAAGGCTAGAGTTGTCTGGTCCGTTGATCTTCACCAGAAGTTTGTTAATGCTGTGAATCAGATTGGATTTGACA AAGTTGGGCCAAAGAAAATACTGGACCTAATGAATGTTCCTGGCCTGACAAGGGAGAATGTAGCCAGTCATCTTCAG AAATATCGCCTATACTTGAGTAGGTTGCAAAAGCAGAATGAGGAAAGGATACTGGGTGCTACTAGGCAAGATTTCAGTCACAAGGGACCACCGGATAACCTTAACCTCCGAAACTCCTTCCAAGAGCAACCTAGCAATGGTGCCAATGGGTTTCAGCATACTTCTCAGAAGATCCAAGCTCAGAGCAACATGCTCGATCCTCATTTGGAGGACACGAAGATTGTGGTGCCCTTGAAGGTGTCAGACAAAAATGGAACCCCAGTAAGTGATGTTATTGATCCTCAGAATGTCCCCAGTGCCTCGCCTTTAGGTGGGGTGCTCTCTTTTGAAAGAATGCCATTGAATCAGGACAGGAAGCCATCAGAAACCATGATCTTGGAATGTCAGTCCTGGAGTGGAAATGTGCCACCAAAGCAGTTCATGCAGTACCCAAAGCATAACCATGAACGCTGCGACCTGCTAGGAGACTATTCTTGCCTGCCCAAACCAGACTTAGAGCACCCAATCACCCCTGGTAATCTATATGTCCCACCACCGTTAGTATCGATGAGTTGCAGCATGGAGGGGGATGTCAGAGACTTCTCAGATGTAAAACGAGATCTTCTTGGCTGTATGAAGTCCTTATCACCGGCACTGACGTGTACAGTTGATTCAGTTTCTGCTCAACTTAGTGACAGTGTTGTGACCTCAACTAACAATGACCCGAAGTTTTCCAGTGTGGAGGGGTTGTCCAGCAGTAAAGAATGTCTTTTTGATCCGGCAAGGAACCAAACCACTTTGCTTAATTCAGAAGAGGCGAGTATCATATGCGGTACTGATTTGGCTTGTCTACCTGATGACCTGTCTGGCTATCAACTTCAAGGCATAGGACTGAACAACATCGATTTATTTCAGTGCAATGATGCAATGATGCTACATGGACTGCAGAATAACTGGTATGACGATCCAGAGCTTAGTAGTGAAATAATGGAGTTCCCATTGCTAGATGAATGCCTATTTGCATGA
- the LOC117856944 gene encoding uncharacterized protein isoform X2 has translation MPSVTQYPFDFGQKKKNTETHPLLTCLLPDLAPRHPPSRRRRSSGEMDEDGGASLGGAAREAPACLGGATREPPAGLGGTAREGPAGLGAAPSAAPAGLGAAPSEGPAGLGGAPRGGPAVLGGATGAMREAPASLGGTVTGVPAVLGDAVRGGLAQAGARGLSAASGMEQDPSRGDFGGQDDDDQGLDVGGRGRGRVGNFRGGGRGRGRCAGHGNEKASKRNAPDTGDSIEWTDANTTIICSLFAKLVKKGNRPNTHLNSVGYDEVSNEFFNLTAIRLTKRQMKNKWDKLKIDLTTWKKLMRKQTGAGSERARGVIDMDDEWWKKARAVAASFEKNRCKMRRT, from the exons atgcCATCCGTTACACAGTACCCCTTTGAtttcggtcaaaagaaaaaaaacaccgAGACCCATCCGCTACTCACTTGCCTGTTGCCCGACCTTGCGCCGAGGCATCCGCCGAGCCGCCGTCGGCGCTCTTCCGGCGAGATGGACGAGGACGGAGGTGCCAGTTTGGGTggcgcggcgagggaggcgcCCGCCTGTCTGGGCGGCGCGACGAGGGAGCCCCCCGCCGGTCTGGGCGGCACGGCGAGGGAAGGGCCCGCCGGTCTGGGCGCAGCACCGAGTGCGGCCCCCGCCGGTCTGGGCGCAGCGCCGAGTGAAGGGCCTGCCGGTCTGGGCGGCGCGCCGAGGGGTGGCCCCGCCGTTCTGGGCGGCGCGACCGGCGCGATGAGGGAGGCACCCGCCAGTCTGGGCGGCACAGTGACAGGCGTCCCCGCCGTTTTGGGCGACGCGGTGAGGGGCGGCCTCGCGCAGGCAGGAGCTCGTGGGCTAAGCGCTGCATCAGGCATGGAGCAAGATCCGTCCAGGGGTGATTTTGGCGGCCAGGATGATGATGACCAAGGTCTGGACGTCGGCGGACGAGGTCGTGGCCGTGTTGGCAATTTCAGgggtggcggccgtggccgtggccgttgcGCCGGGCATGGCAATGAGAAGGCATCAAAGAGAAATGCTCCTGACACG GGTGATTCAATTGAATGGACTGATGCAAACACGACGATCATATGTTCGTTGTTTGCCAAATTGGTTAAGAAAGGGAATAGACCGAACACTCATTTGAACTCAGTAGGCTATGATGAGGTCAGCAATGAATTTTTCAACCTCACAGCAATTCGTTTGACCAAGCGACAAATGAAGAACAAGTGGGATAAGTTGAAGATCGATTTAACGACTTGGAAGAAATTAATGAGGAAGCAAACGGGTGCGGGATCGGAAAGAGCAAGAGGTGTGATTGATATGGATGATGAGTGGTGGAAGAAGGCAAGGGCG GTTGCGGCAAGTTTCGAAAAAAACCGTTGCAAAATGAGGAGGACTTGA